One region of Faecalibacter bovis genomic DNA includes:
- a CDS encoding enoyl-CoA hydratase/isomerase family protein → MEAYVKSEIQNGIGTIEFYHYQSNSMPGSQLRNLAAEIEKLGNDETVKVIVLKSAGERTFCAGASFDELISIKDRETGLEFFSGFAHVINAIRKAPKFVLAHIQGKAVGGGVGIASAADYTYATQHASVKLSELAVGIGPFVVGPAVERKVGTSAFTQMAINATEFQTAEWAKEKGLYAEVFETIEEMDASINSLATKLANSNPDAMMHLKRVSWEGTENWDELLIERAKISGELVLSEFTINAINKFKAK, encoded by the coding sequence ATGGAAGCTTACGTAAAATCGGAAATACAAAACGGAATTGGTACTATTGAATTTTACCACTACCAAAGTAATTCAATGCCAGGAAGTCAATTAAGAAACTTGGCAGCTGAAATTGAAAAATTAGGAAACGATGAAACGGTAAAAGTAATCGTTTTAAAAAGTGCTGGAGAGCGTACATTTTGTGCAGGAGCATCTTTCGACGAGTTAATCTCAATCAAAGATCGTGAAACTGGATTAGAATTCTTTTCTGGATTTGCACACGTAATTAACGCGATTCGTAAAGCACCAAAATTTGTTTTAGCACATATTCAAGGTAAAGCTGTTGGAGGTGGAGTTGGTATTGCTTCTGCTGCAGATTATACTTATGCAACACAACATGCATCTGTAAAATTATCTGAATTAGCAGTAGGAATCGGACCTTTCGTAGTTGGACCTGCTGTTGAACGTAAAGTTGGAACTTCAGCTTTTACTCAAATGGCAATTAATGCAACTGAGTTCCAAACAGCAGAATGGGCAAAAGAAAAAGGTTTATACGCAGAAGTTTTTGAAACTATTGAGGAAATGGATGCGTCGATCAATTCTTTAGCTACTAAGTTGGCTAACTCTAATCCAGATGCAATGATGCATTTAAAGCGTGTATCTTGGGAAGGAACAGAAAATTGGGATGAATTATTAATCGAACGTGCGAAAATTTCAGGTGAATTAGTTTTATCGGAATTTACAATCAACGCGATTAACAAATTCAAAGCTAAATAA